One Cryobacterium psychrophilum DNA segment encodes these proteins:
- the ettA gene encoding energy-dependent translational throttle protein EttA has protein sequence MAEFIYSMVRARKAIGEKLILDDVTMSFYPGAKIGVVGPNGAGKSTILKIMAGLDTPSNGEARLSPGYSVGILMQEPRLDESKTVLENVQEGVGPIKQKVDRFNEISLALGEPDADFDSLLEEMGHLQEAIDAADAWDLDSQLEQAMDALRTPPGEASVVNLSGGEKRRVALCKLLLQKPDLLLLDEPTNHLDAESVLWLEQHLAKYPGAVLAVTHDRYFLDHVAEWIAEIDRGHLYPYEGNYSTYLEKKQERLLVQGKKDAKQSRRLADELEWVRSNAKGRQVKSKARLARYEEMAAAAESTRKLDFEEIQIPVGPRLGAQVIDARKLQKGFDGRLLIDNLSFTLPRNGIVGIIGPNGVGKTTLFKTIVGKEPLDGGELKIGETVNISYVDQDRGGIDPNKTLWEVVSDGQDYIQVGKTEIPSRAYVSTFGFKGPDQQKKAGVLSGGERNRLNLALTLKQGGNLLLLDEPTNDLDVETLGSLENALLEFPGCAVVITHDRWFLDRVATHILSYEGTEEDPANWYWFEGNFESYEQNKIERLGADAAKPHRSAYRKLTRD, from the coding sequence CAAGATCATGGCGGGTCTCGACACCCCCAGCAACGGAGAGGCTCGACTCTCTCCCGGGTACAGCGTGGGTATCCTCATGCAGGAACCCCGCCTCGACGAGTCGAAGACTGTACTCGAGAACGTGCAGGAGGGTGTTGGCCCGATCAAGCAGAAGGTCGACCGCTTCAACGAGATCAGCCTCGCCCTCGGTGAGCCCGACGCCGACTTCGACAGCCTGCTGGAAGAGATGGGCCACCTGCAGGAGGCCATCGACGCGGCCGATGCGTGGGATCTCGACTCCCAGCTGGAGCAGGCGATGGACGCCCTCCGCACTCCGCCGGGCGAGGCATCCGTTGTCAACCTCTCCGGAGGTGAGAAGCGCCGCGTGGCGCTGTGCAAGCTTTTGTTGCAGAAGCCGGACCTTCTGCTCCTCGACGAACCGACTAACCACCTCGACGCCGAAAGCGTGCTGTGGCTTGAGCAGCACCTCGCCAAGTACCCCGGCGCTGTGCTTGCCGTCACTCACGACCGGTACTTCCTCGACCATGTGGCCGAGTGGATCGCCGAAATCGACCGCGGACACCTGTACCCCTATGAGGGCAACTACTCCACGTACCTCGAGAAGAAGCAGGAGCGTCTGCTCGTGCAGGGCAAGAAGGACGCCAAGCAGTCGCGTCGCCTCGCCGACGAGCTCGAGTGGGTGCGTTCCAATGCCAAGGGCCGCCAGGTCAAGTCGAAGGCCCGCCTGGCCCGCTACGAAGAGATGGCTGCCGCGGCCGAAAGCACGCGCAAGCTTGACTTCGAAGAGATCCAGATCCCCGTGGGACCGCGCCTCGGCGCCCAGGTGATCGACGCCAGGAAGCTCCAGAAGGGCTTCGACGGCCGCCTGCTCATCGACAACCTGAGCTTCACGCTGCCGCGAAACGGCATCGTCGGCATCATCGGCCCCAACGGTGTCGGTAAGACCACCCTGTTCAAGACGATCGTGGGCAAGGAACCGCTTGATGGCGGTGAACTGAAGATCGGTGAAACGGTCAATATCTCCTACGTTGACCAGGACCGCGGCGGCATCGACCCGAACAAGACGCTGTGGGAGGTCGTCTCTGACGGCCAGGACTACATTCAGGTCGGCAAGACCGAGATTCCTTCCCGCGCCTACGTCTCCACCTTCGGCTTCAAGGGTCCCGACCAGCAGAAGAAGGCCGGTGTGCTCTCCGGTGGTGAGCGTAACCGCCTGAACCTCGCCCTCACGCTCAAGCAGGGCGGCAACCTGCTCCTCCTCGACGAGCCCACTAACGACCTCGACGTCGAAACCCTGGGATCGCTCGAAAATGCCTTGCTGGAGTTCCCGGGTTGCGCTGTGGTCATCACACACGACCGGTGGTTCCTCGACCGCGTGGCAACCCACATCCTCTCCTATGAGGGGACCGAGGAGGACCCGGCCAACTGGTACTGGTTCGAGGGAAACTTCGAGTCCTATGAGCAGAACAAGATCGAGCGTCTCGGAGCGGACGCGGCCAAGCCGCACCGTTCCGCCTACCGCAAGCTGACCCGCGACTAG
- a CDS encoding acyl-CoA thioesterase, translated as MKLHVPISLRWSDLDAYGHVNNAEMLRLLEEARIQAFWVTDDAAQVGASTAVLDGRPGAATLTLIARQEIEYLLPVPYLRQPVDVRLWLGKLGGASLDVCYEVWGPETEDAPVLYARANTTIVLVDAVSDRPRRINAIERAAWTPYLYDPIVFARR; from the coding sequence ATGAAGCTGCACGTACCGATCAGCCTGCGTTGGTCAGACCTCGATGCCTACGGGCACGTCAATAACGCCGAGATGCTGCGCCTCCTGGAGGAGGCGCGCATCCAGGCGTTCTGGGTGACGGATGACGCGGCCCAGGTCGGTGCGAGCACTGCCGTGCTCGACGGCCGCCCCGGTGCGGCGACGCTCACGCTCATTGCGCGGCAGGAGATCGAGTATCTCCTGCCGGTGCCGTACCTGCGACAGCCCGTCGACGTGCGCCTGTGGCTCGGTAAGCTCGGAGGCGCGAGCCTCGACGTGTGTTACGAGGTGTGGGGCCCCGAAACGGAGGATGCGCCGGTTCTCTACGCCAGGGCGAACACCACGATCGTGCTCGTCGACGCGGTGAGCGATCGGCCACGCAGGATCAACGCGATTGAGCGTGCCGCGTGGACGCCGTACCTCTACGACCCGATCGTCTTCGCCCGCCGCTGA
- a CDS encoding Rieske (2Fe-2S) protein, which translates to MTPATNLNQHGLSRRSVIVWGGAGAAAAAAVGLVGCSTGSGTSTSTSTGTSTGTAPNDTSNEIASLTEIPVGGSIVVELNGKKIVLSQPESGTVKAFSAVCTHQGCIVAPREKELACPCHGSRFDASTGDVLEGPATRALPPVAVTVNGTSVMSS; encoded by the coding sequence ATGACCCCTGCAACGAACCTCAACCAGCATGGCCTGAGCCGTCGTTCCGTGATCGTCTGGGGCGGTGCAGGCGCCGCGGCGGCCGCGGCTGTGGGCCTGGTCGGTTGCAGCACCGGCAGCGGCACCAGCACCAGCACCAGCACCGGCACCAGCACCGGCACCGCACCGAATGACACGTCCAACGAAATCGCCTCGTTGACCGAAATTCCCGTGGGCGGTTCGATCGTCGTCGAGCTGAACGGCAAAAAGATAGTGCTCTCACAGCCCGAATCCGGCACGGTGAAGGCGTTCAGCGCGGTCTGCACACACCAGGGCTGCATCGTGGCCCCCCGGGAGAAGGAACTCGCGTGCCCCTGCCACGGGTCGCGTTTCGATGCCTCAACCGGCGATGTGCTCGAGGGACCCGCCACCCGCGCTCTGCCACCCGTCGCGGTTACCGTGAACGGCACATCCGTCATGTCGTCCTAG
- a CDS encoding acyl-CoA thioesterase, translating to MEGLLAALDLTDTGARTNEDIFTGPSQWMPLGRVFGGQVLAQSLVAAMRTVPDDRHVHSMHGYFLRPGDVNHPITFSVERVHDGRSFSTRRTQCYQNGLPILSMIASFQDDDDGLEHHIEMPADLPDPESLPTAAESLAEVDHSVARYWASERPFDMRHVPSPIYLAVDGQHTAKQAVWMKSLGRLPDDPDLHRAALAYASDYSIMEPVLRRHGTPWSTPGLKVASLDHAMWWHRFGRVDEWLLYVQDSPSAQGGRGLSTGSIFSRDGVLLATVAQEGMIRVPRNEE from the coding sequence ATGGAAGGCCTGCTGGCCGCCCTCGACCTCACGGACACCGGCGCCCGCACCAACGAAGACATCTTCACCGGACCGTCACAGTGGATGCCCCTCGGCCGCGTATTCGGTGGCCAAGTTCTGGCCCAGTCACTCGTGGCGGCCATGCGCACCGTTCCCGATGACCGGCACGTGCACTCCATGCACGGGTATTTTCTGCGTCCCGGCGACGTGAATCATCCCATCACGTTCTCGGTGGAACGCGTTCACGACGGGCGATCCTTCTCGACCCGCCGCACCCAGTGCTATCAGAATGGCCTGCCGATCCTGTCGATGATCGCGTCGTTCCAGGACGACGATGATGGCCTGGAGCACCACATCGAGATGCCGGCGGACCTGCCGGACCCCGAATCGCTTCCGACCGCGGCGGAAAGCCTGGCGGAGGTCGATCATTCCGTGGCCCGGTACTGGGCAAGCGAGCGCCCCTTCGACATGCGCCACGTGCCGTCGCCCATCTACCTCGCGGTGGACGGGCAACACACCGCAAAGCAGGCGGTGTGGATGAAGTCCCTGGGGCGCCTGCCCGATGACCCCGACCTGCACCGCGCCGCCCTCGCGTATGCGAGTGACTACTCCATCATGGAGCCGGTGCTGCGCCGCCACGGCACCCCGTGGTCGACGCCCGGGCTCAAGGTGGCCAGCCTCGACCATGCAATGTGGTGGCACCGGTTTGGCCGGGTCGACGAGTGGCTGCTCTACGTGCAGGACTCCCCCTCGGCCCAGGGTGGACGAGGACTCTCCACCGGCAGCATCTTCAGCCGCGACGGAGTACTCCTGGCCACGGTGGCCCAGGAGGGTATGATTCGGGTTCCCCGGAACGAGGAGTAA
- a CDS encoding PucR family transcriptional regulator ligand-binding domain-containing protein, with product MSSSVAPQLLPPLRRLLADPSLHLRLLTVESDLPAGALDQPVDWVHSSDLPDPTPFLSAGQMLLTTGRQFAVDTAADALYPEYVARLASRGIACLGFGTEIVRDGTPDALVAACLARGIPLVEVPYGTPFIAVARAAGELIAELRFARDTWTLAAQRAISLAALRPDGLSATLSELSRQLGHWVALFDPRGELDRVFPRDAFSGASASRDSLDRARNEAERMLRRGQRASLTVNDGGETLNLQTLGRRDQLRGVLALGGRTELDPASQEVVTSVIALAGLSLEQNTALGRARNRLRSGLLQALLGGQVELVRAISTDLWGAFPLEPVRVAVTNPPPERLDTITEFLELRAEEGGGYLFYARLGNSVVALVDSTTGPLLDELVGFGLHVGLSDPVECRALPRALEQARQALDRSHQGEPGITAFDVISRQGVLAFLATTNAAEVGRAALQPLSAHDAEHGTALLVTLRTWLECNGQFGPAAMALGVHRHTVRNRIGQAEALLGRDLGSFHERADMWAALLTTQGMPAS from the coding sequence ATGTCCTCATCCGTGGCCCCGCAGCTGCTGCCCCCGCTGCGCCGGCTGCTCGCCGACCCCAGCCTGCACCTGCGACTCCTGACCGTGGAGAGCGACCTCCCCGCCGGGGCGCTTGACCAGCCCGTCGACTGGGTGCACAGCTCCGACCTGCCCGACCCCACCCCGTTCCTCTCCGCCGGTCAGATGCTGCTCACCACCGGCCGCCAATTCGCCGTCGACACGGCTGCGGATGCCCTGTACCCGGAATACGTGGCCCGGCTGGCCTCCCGTGGCATCGCCTGCCTCGGCTTCGGCACCGAGATCGTCCGCGACGGCACGCCGGATGCGCTCGTCGCCGCCTGCCTGGCCAGGGGCATCCCTCTGGTCGAGGTCCCGTACGGCACCCCATTCATTGCCGTGGCCCGCGCCGCCGGAGAGCTCATCGCCGAGCTCCGCTTCGCCAGGGACACCTGGACGCTGGCCGCCCAACGGGCCATCTCTCTCGCTGCGCTCCGGCCCGACGGCCTCAGCGCCACCCTGAGCGAGCTGTCCCGCCAGCTCGGCCACTGGGTCGCCCTGTTCGACCCACGCGGGGAACTCGACCGGGTCTTCCCCCGAGACGCGTTCAGCGGTGCCTCCGCCTCCCGAGATTCCCTTGACCGCGCCCGGAACGAGGCCGAGCGGATGCTCCGCCGCGGCCAGCGCGCCAGCCTCACCGTTAATGACGGAGGCGAGACGCTCAACCTGCAGACCCTCGGACGCCGTGATCAGTTGCGCGGCGTGCTCGCGCTCGGCGGTCGGACCGAGCTCGACCCGGCCAGCCAGGAGGTCGTGACGAGCGTGATCGCGCTCGCCGGCCTCTCCCTGGAGCAGAACACCGCCCTCGGTCGCGCCCGCAACCGCCTCCGGTCCGGACTCCTGCAGGCTCTGCTCGGCGGGCAGGTCGAACTGGTACGTGCGATCTCAACCGACCTCTGGGGAGCATTCCCCCTGGAGCCGGTGCGGGTCGCCGTGACGAATCCTCCCCCGGAACGCCTGGACACCATCACCGAGTTTCTCGAGCTTCGGGCGGAGGAAGGCGGCGGGTATCTCTTCTACGCGCGGCTGGGCAACAGTGTCGTCGCGCTCGTCGACTCCACCACCGGCCCCCTGCTCGACGAGCTGGTCGGGTTCGGCTTGCATGTGGGCCTCTCCGACCCGGTTGAGTGCCGAGCATTGCCCCGGGCACTCGAGCAGGCCCGCCAGGCCCTGGACCGCTCACACCAGGGCGAACCGGGGATCACCGCCTTCGACGTGATCTCTCGTCAGGGCGTGCTCGCGTTCCTCGCGACCACGAACGCTGCCGAGGTGGGCCGGGCGGCCCTGCAACCGCTGTCCGCGCACGACGCAGAGCACGGCACGGCGCTCCTGGTGACCCTGCGAACGTGGCTCGAATGCAACGGTCAATTCGGTCCCGCCGCGATGGCGCTCGGGGTACACCGGCACACCGTGCGCAACCGGATCGGCCAGGCCGAAGCGCTGCTCGGCCGCGATCTCGGCAGCTTCCACGAGCGTGCGGACATGTGGGCCGCCCTGCTGACCACCCAGGGCATGCCGGCCTCGTAG
- the gabT gene encoding 4-aminobutyrate--2-oxoglutarate transaminase translates to MTLVETPTTSTVPLGGPSLPQERRLVTSIPGPKSQALHARKAQAVSAGVGVTLPVYVVAAGGGVLVDADDNSLIDLGSGIAVTGVGNSAPRVVEAVAAQLGQFTHTCFTVAPYDSYIEVAEALNRLTPGDHEKRTALFNSGAEAVENAIKIARHFTRKQAVVAFDHAYHGRTNLTMGMTAKNQPYKNGFGPFAPEVYRAPMSYPLRDGGLDGVVAARRAILQIEKQIGAENIAAVIIEPIQGEGGFIVPAPGYLATLVEWCRANNVVFIADEIQTGFARTGHMFASEHEGIVPDLICTAKGIAGGLPLSAVTGRADIMDSPHAGGLGGTYGGNPLACAAALATIETYEADHLVERAAAIGRLMGDHLGALAAADPRIAEVRGRGAMMAIELVDAATNEPDAALTGRVIAAAHAAGVILLGCGTYGNVIRFLPPLSIPDELLIEGLQVIGDVLARES, encoded by the coding sequence ATGACCCTCGTCGAAACCCCCACCACGTCCACCGTGCCGCTCGGCGGCCCGAGCCTTCCACAGGAGCGTCGCCTGGTAACGAGCATCCCGGGCCCGAAGTCGCAGGCCCTGCACGCACGCAAGGCGCAGGCGGTCTCTGCCGGGGTGGGGGTCACTCTTCCGGTCTATGTCGTGGCGGCCGGCGGCGGCGTGCTCGTCGACGCTGACGACAACTCGCTCATCGACCTCGGCTCTGGCATCGCGGTCACAGGGGTGGGCAACAGCGCCCCCCGCGTCGTTGAGGCCGTCGCCGCCCAGCTCGGCCAGTTCACCCACACCTGCTTCACCGTCGCTCCCTACGACTCCTACATTGAGGTCGCCGAGGCACTGAACCGGCTCACCCCCGGTGATCACGAGAAGCGCACCGCGCTGTTCAACTCCGGGGCCGAAGCCGTGGAGAACGCGATCAAGATCGCCAGGCATTTCACGCGCAAACAGGCCGTCGTCGCCTTTGACCACGCGTATCACGGCCGCACCAACCTCACCATGGGGATGACGGCCAAGAACCAGCCGTACAAGAACGGATTCGGGCCCTTCGCGCCCGAGGTCTACCGCGCCCCCATGTCCTACCCCCTGCGTGACGGCGGCCTGGACGGCGTCGTGGCCGCACGCCGAGCCATCCTGCAGATCGAGAAGCAGATCGGCGCCGAGAACATTGCCGCCGTCATCATCGAGCCCATCCAGGGTGAGGGCGGATTCATCGTGCCGGCGCCCGGGTACCTGGCGACCCTGGTCGAGTGGTGCCGGGCCAACAACGTCGTGTTCATCGCCGACGAGATTCAGACCGGGTTCGCCCGTACCGGTCACATGTTCGCGAGTGAGCACGAGGGCATCGTGCCCGACCTGATCTGCACCGCCAAGGGTATCGCCGGCGGACTGCCGCTCTCGGCGGTCACCGGCCGGGCCGACATCATGGATTCCCCGCACGCCGGCGGCCTCGGCGGCACCTACGGAGGCAACCCGCTCGCGTGCGCCGCGGCGCTCGCCACCATCGAAACGTACGAAGCTGACCACCTGGTGGAACGGGCCGCAGCTATCGGCCGCCTCATGGGTGATCACCTGGGCGCTCTCGCCGCCGCCGACCCGCGCATCGCGGAGGTACGCGGACGCGGCGCCATGATGGCGATCGAGCTCGTCGACGCGGCCACCAACGAACCGGATGCCGCCCTCACCGGCCGGGTGATCGCCGCCGCGCACGCGGCGGGCGTGATCCTGCTCGGCTGCGGAACCTACGGCAACGTGATCCGTTTCCTGCCGCCGCTGAGCATTCCCGACGAGCTGCTGATCGAGGGCCTGCAGGTCATCGGAGACGTGCTGGCCCGCGAGAGCTGA
- a CDS encoding globin, giving the protein MTNEPAGVHLRNGENGAAVIPTFYDEVGGRAFFEKLVHEFYRGVATDPVLKPMYPEEDLGPAEERLVMFLEQFWGGPGTYSEQRGHPRLRQRHHGFKVNPDARDRWLGHMKVAVDSCDLPPLQRETLWDYLDRAAHAMVNTFDE; this is encoded by the coding sequence ATGACGAATGAACCAGCCGGCGTACACCTTCGTAACGGCGAAAACGGTGCTGCCGTGATACCCACCTTCTACGACGAGGTCGGCGGACGTGCCTTCTTCGAGAAGCTCGTTCACGAGTTCTATCGCGGAGTCGCCACGGACCCGGTACTGAAGCCGATGTACCCCGAAGAAGACCTGGGGCCCGCCGAAGAGCGCCTCGTCATGTTTCTCGAGCAGTTCTGGGGCGGCCCCGGTACGTACAGTGAGCAGCGTGGACACCCGCGGCTGCGCCAGCGCCATCACGGCTTCAAGGTCAATCCGGATGCCCGTGACCGGTGGCTCGGTCATATGAAGGTCGCCGTTGACTCGTGCGATCTTCCGCCTCTGCAGCGCGAAACCCTCTGGGATTACCTCGACCGGGCCGCGCACGCCATGGTCAACACCTTCGACGAGTAG
- a CDS encoding mechanosensitive ion channel domain-containing protein yields the protein MDKFWASVANFLASEIWTNTWHNLLQILAIIVVAFAVRWVLQFVIRRVVQQIVSGVKKTQKVDDTQALSVSPLAAVRVVQRSRTLGSVLANIVNVFILITATLMIVQTLNENILGSFALLTAAIGAGLGFGAQNIVKDILNGLFMVVEDQIGVGDIVDVGFASGVVENVGIRITQVRDIDGTLWFVRNGEILRVGNMSQGWARVIIDLAIPYTSDVEAVQAELLRVATALASSRKWRAFILEKPEIWGLESITAEALVTRLAVKTRVAVKWDFARDLRLHLKKALDGVGVSLTPLNSVVMTGPDGTLGGTDMLEASTVDAAEEAAAAVPDAVADARTSPVPVKRAPRVPRKPKPKATEAPTAGPVTPAVTAPVKAPDKPSPTTHTAPDPEIRDDE from the coding sequence ATGGATAAATTCTGGGCCAGTGTGGCCAATTTCCTTGCCAGTGAGATCTGGACCAACACCTGGCACAACCTGTTGCAGATCCTGGCCATCATCGTCGTCGCCTTCGCCGTGCGCTGGGTTCTCCAGTTCGTGATCCGTCGTGTCGTTCAGCAGATCGTCTCCGGCGTGAAGAAGACACAGAAGGTTGATGACACCCAGGCCCTCAGCGTCTCCCCGCTCGCCGCCGTGCGGGTCGTGCAGCGCTCCCGCACCTTGGGGTCCGTGCTCGCCAACATCGTCAACGTGTTCATTCTGATCACAGCAACCCTGATGATCGTGCAGACCCTGAACGAGAACATTCTCGGATCCTTCGCCCTGCTCACCGCCGCGATCGGTGCCGGCCTGGGTTTCGGCGCGCAGAACATCGTCAAGGACATTTTGAACGGCCTGTTCATGGTCGTGGAGGACCAGATCGGCGTGGGCGACATCGTTGACGTGGGGTTCGCCTCCGGCGTGGTCGAGAACGTCGGAATTCGCATCACCCAGGTTCGCGACATCGACGGCACGCTGTGGTTCGTGCGCAACGGTGAGATCCTCCGAGTGGGCAACATGTCACAGGGCTGGGCCCGGGTCATCATCGACCTCGCCATTCCGTACACCTCCGACGTGGAGGCCGTGCAGGCCGAACTCCTGCGCGTGGCCACCGCACTCGCGTCAAGCCGCAAGTGGCGTGCCTTCATTCTGGAGAAGCCGGAGATCTGGGGCCTTGAATCCATCACCGCCGAGGCCCTGGTGACCAGGCTTGCGGTGAAGACCCGGGTCGCGGTCAAGTGGGACTTCGCCCGCGACCTGCGCCTGCACCTGAAGAAGGCCCTTGACGGTGTTGGCGTGTCGCTCACCCCGCTGAACAGCGTGGTCATGACCGGACCGGACGGCACTCTCGGAGGCACCGATATGCTCGAGGCATCGACGGTCGACGCCGCCGAGGAAGCAGCCGCTGCCGTTCCCGATGCCGTCGCCGACGCACGCACGTCACCCGTCCCCGTGAAGCGCGCGCCCCGCGTGCCGCGCAAACCGAAACCCAAGGCGACAGAAGCCCCAACGGCCGGCCCGGTGACGCCGGCCGTCACTGCGCCCGTGAAGGCGCCAGACAAGCCCAGTCCCACAACTCACACCGCACCAGACCCGGAGATCCGCGATGACGAATGA
- the pepN gene encoding aminopeptidase N, with translation MPGENLTRVEAQERAALVSVHRYDVTLDLTTGPELFASTTTVRFAAAAGASTFIDAITRTVHSVTLNGVALDPAVVSDGIRIQLGDLAAENELTVVADAVYTNTGEGLHRFVDPVDNEVYLYSQFEVPDSRRMFAVFEQPNLKATFAFTVTAPSAWQVVSNSTTPEPTDAGNGNATWAFAPTHTISSYITALVAGPYAVVRSELTSSDGRIIPLGIFSRRSLSEYLDADYIVEKTTQGFAYFEEKFGFPYPFDKYDQLFVPEFNAGAMENAGAVTFTETYIFRSKVTDAIKERRVVTILHELAHMWFGDLVTMTWWNDLWLNESFAEWASTIATAEATEWHEAWTTFAVMEKSWAYKQDQLPSTHPVVATIRDLDDVQVNFDGITYAKGGSVLKQLAAWVGIDAFFAGVGSYFQKHQWGNTELRDLLVELEASSGRDLTEWAQLWLETAGVNTLRPEIAVDAEGTITSFAVLQTAAADYPTIRPHRLAIGFYNLDASSRLVRTDRFELDVDGTRTDVAELVGRARPDLVLLNDDDLTYAKVRLDEASQVVALEHLAAIESPLARAIVWGSVWDSTRDAETSAHDFVRLVLGNVATETESTTLRTVVGQLVLTASSYVAKAHRTAVVTEVSDSLWALAEGAAAGSDAQFQFVKFFASVAKTDQQLAHIAGLRSGTETLPELTIDTDLSWELLIALVAGGQAAAADIDAALANDNTATGAQSAALARAAIPTAEAKLAAWSSLIDVDTAATTIVRTTAAGFLRVNDPALLAPFAAKYFDMLQSVWAARSFSIGEKLVIGLYPSPLNNQALADATRTWLDANAEPAALRRLVVENLAGVERSLAVQARDAQ, from the coding sequence TTGCCTGGAGAAAACCTCACCCGCGTCGAAGCCCAGGAGCGCGCCGCGCTGGTCAGTGTTCACCGTTACGACGTGACCCTCGACCTCACGACCGGCCCGGAACTTTTTGCCAGCACCACCACGGTCCGGTTCGCGGCCGCAGCGGGAGCATCCACCTTCATTGACGCCATCACGCGCACGGTGCACAGTGTCACGCTCAACGGCGTGGCCCTTGACCCGGCCGTCGTGAGCGACGGCATCCGCATTCAGCTGGGCGATCTCGCCGCCGAGAACGAGCTCACGGTTGTCGCCGACGCCGTCTACACGAACACCGGTGAGGGCCTGCACCGCTTCGTCGACCCGGTTGACAACGAGGTCTACCTCTACAGCCAGTTCGAGGTCCCCGACTCCCGTCGCATGTTCGCCGTCTTTGAGCAGCCGAACCTCAAGGCCACCTTCGCGTTCACCGTCACCGCACCCAGCGCATGGCAGGTGGTCTCCAACTCCACCACCCCGGAACCCACGGACGCCGGAAACGGCAACGCCACCTGGGCCTTCGCGCCCACGCACACCATTTCGAGCTACATCACGGCCCTTGTTGCCGGCCCGTACGCCGTGGTGCGCAGCGAACTCACCTCAAGCGACGGTCGCATCATCCCGCTCGGCATCTTCAGCCGCAGGAGCCTCTCCGAGTACCTGGATGCCGATTACATCGTTGAGAAGACCACGCAGGGCTTCGCGTACTTCGAGGAAAAATTCGGTTTCCCGTACCCCTTCGACAAGTACGACCAGCTGTTCGTGCCGGAGTTCAACGCCGGTGCCATGGAGAACGCCGGCGCTGTCACGTTCACCGAGACGTACATCTTCCGCTCCAAGGTCACCGACGCCATCAAGGAACGTCGCGTCGTCACGATCCTGCACGAGCTTGCCCACATGTGGTTCGGCGACCTCGTCACCATGACGTGGTGGAACGACCTGTGGCTCAACGAGAGCTTCGCCGAGTGGGCATCGACAATCGCCACCGCCGAGGCGACCGAGTGGCACGAGGCCTGGACCACTTTTGCCGTCATGGAAAAGAGCTGGGCCTACAAGCAGGACCAGCTCCCCTCGACGCACCCCGTGGTTGCCACGATCCGCGACCTCGATGACGTCCAGGTGAACTTCGACGGCATCACCTACGCCAAGGGCGGCTCCGTGCTCAAACAGCTCGCCGCCTGGGTGGGCATTGACGCTTTCTTTGCCGGCGTCGGCTCGTACTTCCAGAAGCACCAGTGGGGCAACACCGAGCTGCGCGACCTGCTCGTCGAGCTTGAGGCCTCGAGCGGCCGCGACCTCACCGAGTGGGCACAGTTGTGGCTGGAGACCGCGGGGGTCAACACCCTGCGCCCCGAGATCGCCGTCGACGCCGAGGGAACGATCACGAGCTTCGCCGTGCTGCAGACCGCAGCGGCCGACTACCCGACGATTCGACCGCACCGGCTCGCGATCGGCTTCTACAACCTCGATGCCTCGTCCAGGCTCGTGCGCACCGACCGTTTCGAACTCGACGTCGACGGTACGCGAACGGATGTTGCCGAGCTCGTTGGGAGGGCTCGCCCCGACCTCGTTCTGCTCAACGACGACGACCTGACCTACGCCAAGGTGCGCCTCGACGAGGCTTCCCAGGTTGTGGCGCTTGAACACCTCGCCGCCATCGAGAGCCCGCTGGCTCGGGCCATCGTGTGGGGCTCGGTCTGGGACTCCACCCGCGACGCCGAGACCAGCGCACACGACTTCGTGCGCCTCGTGCTGGGCAACGTCGCGACCGAAACCGAGTCGACAACCCTGCGCACCGTTGTGGGCCAGCTTGTGCTCACCGCCTCCTCCTACGTGGCGAAAGCGCACCGCACCGCCGTGGTGACCGAGGTCTCCGATTCCCTGTGGGCTCTCGCGGAGGGCGCCGCGGCCGGAAGCGACGCCCAGTTCCAGTTCGTGAAGTTCTTTGCGTCCGTCGCCAAAACCGATCAGCAACTCGCGCACATCGCCGGCCTGCGTTCGGGCACCGAAACACTGCCCGAACTCACGATTGACACCGACCTGTCCTGGGAGCTCCTCATCGCGCTCGTGGCCGGTGGCCAGGCTGCTGCCGCAGACATTGATGCGGCCCTCGCGAACGACAACACGGCGACGGGTGCCCAGTCCGCCGCTCTCGCCCGGGCAGCGATTCCCACCGCGGAAGCCAAGCTCGCGGCCTGGTCATCGCTGATCGACGTGGACACTGCCGCGACAACGATCGTGCGCACGACGGCCGCCGGATTCCTCCGCGTGAACGACCCGGCGCTGCTGGCGCCGTTCGCGGCGAAGTACTTCGACATGCTGCAGTCGGTGTGGGCGGCACGCAGCTTCTCGATCGGGGAGAAACTCGTGATCGGTCTCTACCCCTCGCCGCTCAACAACCAGGCTCTCGCCGATGCGACGCGCACCTGGCTTGACGCGAATGCCGAACCGGCGGCTCTGCGACGCCTCGTCGTGGAGAACCTCGCCGGTGTGGAGCGTTCGCTCGCCGTACAGGCTCGCGACGCCCAGTAG